The region CTCGTGATTATCATATGCTTTGCTTTGATACGCAGGCACACACTCGCAATGGTGCTATATCGATCCATGAGAAAACCTATAACAAGCAGAGTCTCCCATGGAATAATAAGCAACACCATTAGAACTAAGGGTAGTAAGTTACTCTTAAACTGGGTCCTAAGAAGCTTTGTGTAATGAGGACTGCCAAGTTAACCCAAAaggaatagaaaataaaaaagggcACCAGTAACCTTGGAGAAAGATTTAAATTAGGAAACAAAACAAGCTAATATATGAAAACAAGGCAAATCCAAAGATTCTTTAGGACTGCATCTCCTGTTGTTCCTTGGGAGCAACTGCCTAGCTACCTAACACACAGCATTACCATTTTTGTACTCCCTACCTTTCCCAGAATCTTTACCACCAAAACAATGTACAaagcgggggggggggggggggataagTTTGGTTTAGCTTAAGATGACATAGTAGAAGTAGATGGGGTCCGCCAAACTCCAGGTTAAGCTGAGCAGCCAGCCAGTATATGCATGCATGCGTGCAAGGATATGTCTGTCGATCATTAGACCAAGGTCCCCCCGAGGTGATAGAATCCATAGAAGCTCCTTTTGATTTAACATCCATTGACTAACAAAAAAGTTGTTCCCACCTTACGTGCCAGCTGGTTGCTGGAAGTTGAGACTAAATTGCTGTCGAACATGCTCGGGTATCAGCCTGCTGATCAACTCGGGTGAAGCTCCAACCAActgcaaaagaaaattgatgGTTTCATGGCAGATAATTTTATTCTTAGATCCCATCCCATTAATTTAGGAATGACTAGAAGAGAACAACCTCCCATGGGAGAAGGTTAAACTATATAATGACTGCAGATGAGATCGGCGCAATTTTTTTGCATATGGAAGATTATTGGACTTTCAGTTCGTATAGAATGCACTACAAAGACAAAGCAACAATAAACTAATAATATTGCAAGCATCGGCCATTGTAGGATTCTCTCATATTGCCAGAGCCTCTTCAAGAAGTGGCTCAAACAACTACAGTTTGCACCACGAATGAGAGAACTTATCGTTTAACTTTATAATGAATTCTATCAACTAAGGAATTTGGAAACATTTTGCAGTATTCTAatgaaatttatacatatagATTTTTAAACGTTAACTTAGTGCATATGCCAGCAAAATGAATCATGCTCAAAATGATGGCAAATAACGGAAATTTTTGTTCGCAGGAAAGTATTATTCCATTTATTCTCAGTTTCATCAGGATTAGTGCATCAATTAAGTGACACCCAAGTTCAATCAATCTAACAAGAGAGACATAACATTTCTGGCTCCACTAAAAACCAACAAGtgaaaactcaaaaacaaattacagggttcttttttcctttttccctcttcctcttctttatACTCTGTAGATAACATATATCTGCTCTGAATGAACCTGTTTGCTTTACTGATTGCATCTACATAGGCGTTTAGTTTGTTTCTCAATGTTTGTGCCAAACATCACTAGATGCATTGAGGCCTATCCAAGTCACACCATCATTGAAGAAGATAATCAATGAGAATCTCTTAGAATCAATGACATTGATCATACCAAGCCTGTATTTCAAGTTGGAACCAATCACGAGAGGTTTTAATTGTGTAAGCAAACCGTTCCCTcaagaatttgaaatgcaaACTTACTAAGAAACAGTTTCAAACAGGTGAAAATAttgcaaggaaaagaaaaaaccaaaaagCAATGCTTTCCTGAAAGCACaacatgcaaaaagaaaaaaaagtaaggatGCTTACTTCTTGTTTAAAGTTGAAAAGAGGGGGCAAAGGGCGACCATTTGGAAGACGAATATTAGGCTCCCGAAGCTCATCGAAGAAAGGATGAGCGCATGCTTCCAACTGCAGCAATAGTTGGTCAAAAAACATTATGCAGTCAGCTAAGGATTTTGGAGCTAGGTCAGTCTGCTCATGATATTGGTAATGGAATTATAGCTTGCAAGAGCAAAGAGCTAAAACCTTAGTAAAAGAATTATAATTCGATGCAGCCAATAGTCAAAATTACAGACAACACTTCAAGAAGAAACTTTTTGAGACATCCTTATTGGTTTTGTGgcaaaatgaatttatttggaGATAGAAACTGATAAAACTCCACAAAGATAAGGGAGAGATAAAACTTACTGCAGTGCAACGGAGACTTGGGGAGTATTGAAGCAGCCTTGACGCAAGATCAATCGCCTCAGGAGGCATACGCTTGTGAAATACCTGAAGCAAATTACTTCATGATCAATTTTCAAACTTACGCAGCTTCAAAAACCAGTAAGAAACCAAAATTTcagggaaaaaaatcaaaattacttACCTTGTGCCACGGGTGAGCTTTAACCTGAGGAAACCTAAAATCTGTATAATTAGGATTCATGCATCTAACTTCTTCCCTAGTGGGAGTACCAAGAACCTGTAAGAGGGTCCCAGAATTAGTAAACTGTCCACATTATTGTATAAATGTGAGCCATAGAAATATCAAAAACAATGACATCCACCTTGATAATCTCTACAAGCTGGTCCACTGCATTCTCTCCAGGAAACAAGGGCTGATAAAATAATTTGCAAGAACATGAAGTAAGCAAAATGTATTGACAAAGAATTTAGAGATGTGCAATCCAGAAGCTCAGTCAGTCACAGACCTGTCCCAGAAGCAGCTCAGCAAGTACACAACCAGCTGACCAAATGTCAATGGATGTCGTATATTCTGTTGCACCAAATATGAGTTCTGGTGCTCGGTAGTAACGAGAGCAAATGTAAGATATATTTGCCTCACCCTTTACCTGATTGGAAGAAAAGCTTGGTCAAATAAGGGACAAActgcataaaataaattaggTAGAGACAAAGTATTTCCATCAAAATGCACAACTACTACACAggaaataataaagaaacaaaagtgCAGTAAACACTGAGAACAAAAACAGggaattaaaatgttaaaaacagTATCATACACCAATAGCTTCCAGGAAATAGGTgggaggaagaaacaaaaaaaaatagttatgtAAGAAGATTTTCCAAGTTCAAAAAAGTTCACAGTTgttatttacaaaaaagaaaaagaaaaaaaaaaagcaagttcacctattcttttttttttttggcattaaAAGAAAAGTATAAGCAAACAGAAActttttagaaacaaaaaagaacaaTCAACAATTGCAAGAAAAGGTAGCTTGGCCTAATGAGAACCCAAGATCTGAACAGAGTCCATACAAAGAAGATTCAAATGGGGGAGATTgtcaaatcaattaattttcttcttgaaaaaaaaatggactcaAAACTTGAACAAGTACTGCACTCATTAAGTAGTATCATACACCCGCTTAACTTAGTATCATGCCTCAAATTGTTTGTTATAACAGGATGACAACTACAATACAAAGTgtaatatgtaaaattatttgcaGGTTCCAGTTGCACAGTGCATAGAACCACATAGTGAGACTAGGATAGAGGGACTTTACAATACAATTAAGCAAGAGCTAGTCAGTTGAATCAACAGAAACATATACGAGGCAATACAGATGTAGAACATAATAGACTAGGCAACAAACAATACCAGAACTTTTGCGCTTCCAAAGTCACAAAGCTTAACCTGGTGGCTGAGGGGATCAACCTAAAGATCAACAAACCGCAGGTTCAGATAAATAATCAAATGCAACTAAGAAAAGGAGTATAGAAAAACATACCAGGAGATTTTGAGGCTTGATATCCCTATGACAAACTCCAGGAACTGTATGAATATAAGCTAGCCCCCTAAATATCTGAATAACATTTTTACTTGTATCAGGTTCAGAAAGAATAATAAGAgggaaaacaataaaataataagaagaatcTTAAACCTGATATGTATAAAGTTTGACATAGATGAGTGGCATCCTCTGATTTGCATTGCTGTAATGCTTAAGAACACGGTACAAACTCTCAGGCACATATTCCATGACCAGATTCAAGAAAAGCTCATCTTTACTTGTTGTAGAAAAGAAACAGTGCTTCAGAGAGACCACATTTGGGTGATCCATCAGGCGCATTAATTGAAGTTCACGATTTTTATACCGCCTATCCTGTAGGACCTTCTTTATGGCCACAGGCTCTCCGGTTTCCAAGCATTTTGCCTGTATGATTCACATTAAATCATCACCTGATAAGAAATTCATGGTGAATAGGAGaagttattaaaatatttacacCATGGTACCTGGAAAACAATTCCAAATGATCCAGTACCCACTATCCGCTCAGCCATGTAACTAATAGTCTGCAAAATGCATTATAATGAACAAGTTAGCtttcagaaaaaaaaagagggggggggggggggttggggatCAATTATTAATGTATcttcaaatcaatttttctttctttctttctacgcAAATGTGACAATGCTTAGGACAAAAGAGAGCATGTATCTcaacaaaacaacaaatttcCTCAGGAAGTAGGTGAAATCATAGTACATTTCAACCTCTAAACAGGATAGCAGATGGATAgttgatatttatttatcaaatggctttgatatttatgatatttataaatctaGAACTTAATTATTTCCCTAGACAGATCTATTTAAAAGGGTCAAATACTCGATACTCAGTTGTTTTAAGCCTGATATAGATATGTATAAGCATCATATTAATTAGTCAACAGCAATGGCCAGTAGAATTGGAACATTAAAGTTACGCAGACATCACCTGTTTAGGTTCACCATTTTTGCCCCCAATTGTCGTTGAAATGATGTGACCATTGACTTGGTCATTTCCCTCAACAACAGCAGGTGTCATTTCCTACAAAGCATACCAAATTCGTGGATTGGCAAAAACAAACCTTTAACAACTGGATCATAAAAATGACCATCTCATATACAGAGTTGCCCAACAACAAGGACAACAACAGAAACAATAAATACTAATTAGATTAGCATtaacacataaaaataattacataattcaacaaataatgCAAGGGTTCAGATTTCTTTCTccatgatatttaaaaaaaacaagtgACTAAAGATCCAAAAGGACATGGTTAGAAAAAGCATTCTGATGTAAGCATTACCCTGAACAAAGTTTCACATGGCCAGAAGCTTGCAATTGAAACAATAGAAGATTCAGATATAGGAGAGAATCAAATCCAACCAACAGCATCAAGCAAACTATAACATATTTAAGCGCAAAAGAGGCACAAAGTTACCGTAACCACCAGGGTTTGAGAAAAGAATCATCCTCTAGGTACAAAATCCAAAAGGCCGAGAAGTGTAGGCAACAAATATTCATCACatatattcttcttttttactTATCAAGAAAAAGGTTAGATCAAATGACAACAAGGGCAACAGAAAACAGTATTGGAAGTTCAAAACAGCATTAAAACCACAGTATACTGGCAAAAGCATATGTGTTAAATTTAAAGGAAATCAGCAGCAAAAACTAAAACAGAAAGTATCGAGCTCAGAAGCATTAAACAAACATCGACGAAAAGCAATTCAAATTGTTCAATGCACAACAAGAATAAAGCAAAAGGTAGGCAACACATTTCCTCGATAACTCTCTCGAATTTCCTCCATCTGCCTAATCCATGTCCAGACACACTTCACAAATCAAATTAACAGCTAACAAACTCCAAAATCCTTCCGATCTCCGGAAAATTCTTCCGTTTTTACTTCCGGCGAGCCTGCTCCGATCTCTGCTCAGAGAACAAAAACAACGAGATCGGGCGAAAATTGAAGCTCTGGAGCTAGATCGACCAAGAACTAGAGCAGAACCGGCTCACAAACCTTCCAGAAACACCAAACGGTGAGCCCTAGGCCGAGACCGAGACGAAGCTAGCCGGATAAAAGGAGAGGGACTACGCGCCGGAATTACCTTGTCTGAATCGGTCCCCGCCGGGAGTCGGGGGGGAGGAGGCGCGACGCCGAGCTTCGAATGGTCATGGTGGTGGTGATGAGGTCCCAGCGGCAGCGAAGCCATGTGCTACAGCAgctctccccttctctctctctctctctctctctccccccctccccccttctctctctattatatattttttctctctcctccagATTACTCTCTCTCTAATCTCCATGgccatatatatacactatacatacatacatatatttctctctctaaaaatCACTTCTCTCTCTAAAAAACATATACCTTAacgaataaataattaaaatttttaatttcttaaataaatttattaattacaaaaataggaTATCCTATAGTTTCTTTGACTAATTTTCATGTACTCATCTAAATTGTCACTCTCCCATAAGTGAAATAAAACTCTCTCATGCAACGGACAAAACCCGATAACAATCATCAGGGACACGTAATGCctataagaaaaaattttaagtgTCGACTTATAGACGGGCTTacagaatgagaaaaaaatactaaaatgctCTCGTTCACATTGTATTGCACTTTTTTCTAATGCAATGTGGGCGAgagcattttaatattttcgTTTTCATTCTCTAAGCCTGTCTGTCAACCTATCTAATCTTATAGAAGAACTTATGCCTACAAAAACTCTATCACATGATGTAATAATGAACCGAGCACACTATCTTTTATAAGTAGTAAATGAAATACTATAATCTATATTGAATAATTGTAAGATCGCAACAAGAAATACCTTGAATAATTCGAGAAACTTAAGATGACCTAACatataatctttaatttttcgTTCTCTcaggtttaatttttgttaaatatagacttgaaattttataattataataattacataacactcattaaattaaattaaccaagcaattttttatccaaaaattaaattttttattttgacaaaaatttagtaaaaaataggaaacgtgaaaattaaaaacactgTAAAAATTGCACCCAGATGTCTTTATTATTAACCCGTCACTTAAAccctaattaagttaaattaaattaattaagtgaaattgaaaataaatttaaccaaacaaaaaaaaattaaagtcaatCTTCGactttctaaaaaaaaatcatataagccaatgttaatttttcattattttatttttcaaaaattcattagTAATTTATAACCCCAGACATTATTATAGTGAGAaaaaacataattgaaaatttaaaaaaactgtaatatttgtttaaaaacataattaaaacaaaaaaaacaagagATACCAATACTAATAAGTAAGGTAaacaaattcatatatttaaccaacttttatctaaaataaatagttgtgtttaaattttggttcagattaaaaaatcaaaccgaatcaAATTGAAGAATCCAATCCGATTCGATTCGATCTAAGGCTGAATAAGTTTGATTTAGTTTTCGATTCGGTCCGAACTGATcccaatatatgtttttgatGAATTCTAAGGTACTTAAGAGGTATCAATACCTCCATGACTTCTTCAACtgtatttcttatttttgcactattttttattttttttttgtactgtACTTTTTAAATACGAATACTAAGAAATATggtaaaaaataagaaaaattcttgAGAGTCAGACAGAATGATAAACAATCTTACAGAATGGggattaaaagactaaaatgtcaTCACTTACATTGTATTGTACTTTTTTCAATACAATGTGAATAAgtgcattttaatcttttaacccTCATTATGTAAGGCTATCTGTCAACATGTTTAGCCCTATAGAAGAACtcaaaaaatatgtatatttagcCAATTTTTATCTATAATGGATAGCGGTATTTAAATTTTGGTTCAAATCGAAAAATTGAAACCGATCGAACCGTAAAATTCGATCCGATCCAAAACTGAATAAATTCGGTTTAGTCTTTGGTTTCATTCAGACCGTTACatattgtacatatatatatatatatacagatttaATAACACTCATAGAAATGaatgctattttaattttattattattatatatatttaataactgAAAAAGTATGTTACAGTGAATGCATGGGAGCCTTTTGGCATTGAATAATGAATGCTTGCCCTTTTTGAATGCAGCCGTTGGGTTGGGTCTGACCGAAAAGCTGTCCCATCGCACAAGACCCGGACTCAGCCAAACGCATCCTTAGGCAATAGTCAAATTTACACAATTTAATAtgtgaatattttatttacatatttaattataatatttttagtaacaTGTGCTAAATtgcaggaaaaaaaattaaaaaatgaataaaatacgaaatgaaaattaaaaaaataatatttttcaaaaacataagaaataaaaaggtaaaaaaatgcatgaataaaaaaatatagagatatttttgtaaatatagtttttaataaaaaataattattcaatcaaatacaaatataaattta is a window of Diospyros lotus cultivar Yz01 chromosome 10, ASM1463336v1, whole genome shotgun sequence DNA encoding:
- the LOC127811732 gene encoding shaggy-related protein kinase eta, yielding MASLPLGPHHHHHDHSKLGVAPPPPRLPAGTDSDKEMTPAVVEGNDQVNGHIISTTIGGKNGEPKQTISYMAERIVGTGSFGIVFQAKCLETGEPVAIKKVLQDRRYKNRELQLMRLMDHPNVVSLKHCFFSTTSKDELFLNLVMEYVPESLYRVLKHYSNANQRMPLIYVKLYTYQIFRGLAYIHTVPGVCHRDIKPQNLLVDPLSHQVKLCDFGSAKVLVKGEANISYICSRYYRAPELIFGATEYTTSIDIWSAGCVLAELLLGQPLFPGENAVDQLVEIIKVLGTPTREEVRCMNPNYTDFRFPQVKAHPWHKVFHKRMPPEAIDLASRLLQYSPSLRCTALEACAHPFFDELREPNIRLPNGRPLPPLFNFKQELVGASPELISRLIPEHVRQQFSLNFQQPAGT